The following proteins are co-located in the Citrobacter freundii ATCC 8090 = MTCC 1658 = NBRC 12681 genome:
- a CDS encoding YceK/YidQ family lipoprotein, whose product MSRKTIAVTALFISALLSGCGSIDARTAGENSDTYYVGMHHDIDKLKNPGAYDYNYFDLALLFVDVPLSFVADTVYAPFDYYHGPYKKVD is encoded by the coding sequence ATGAGCAGAAAGACAATTGCGGTAACGGCGCTCTTTATCAGCGCACTACTTTCAGGATGTGGCAGCATTGATGCACGCACGGCAGGCGAGAATTCAGATACCTATTACGTGGGTATGCATCATGATATTGATAAACTAAAAAACCCAGGCGCTTACGATTATAACTATTTCGATTTAGCGCTGTTGTTTGTTGATGTGCCGTTATCGTTCGTGGCCGATACGGTTTATGCGCCGTTTGATTACTATCACGGGCCGTATAAGAAAGTGGATTAG